A single region of the Candidatus Thermoplasmatota archaeon genome encodes:
- a CDS encoding ABC transporter permease, with amino-acid sequence MSAPTSNPIHPRGVFASILTESRKEKAHLLYKSSVQTWRLFRTNSAGMIGLGMLVAFVTMSLVAPLLATHDGPLSLKWAEVNPQYASPSLEFPFGTDYYGRDVWSLTLWGSRASLIVGMLASLISIVLGTSVGLGAGYFGKIADEVLMRLTDFFLVIPWFPLMIVFVMLFGQTFENVIIAIGITSWPSTARIVRAQVLSVKERAFVERARAVGAGNGRIIWKHILPNVFPLIFANTVLLIANSIFSESFLDFFGLGDPTVISWGTMLESAYEYQAFSSFAWWTILAPGLCIILLIMAFYLIGDALDEVLNPKLRRR; translated from the coding sequence ATGAGCGCCCCGACGTCCAATCCGATACACCCCAGAGGAGTGTTCGCGTCGATTCTGACCGAGAGCCGCAAGGAGAAGGCTCACCTCCTGTACAAGTCATCTGTCCAGACCTGGCGGCTCTTCAGGACCAACAGTGCCGGCATGATCGGGCTTGGGATGCTTGTCGCATTCGTAACCATGTCCCTTGTCGCACCGCTACTTGCGACGCACGACGGCCCTCTGTCACTCAAGTGGGCCGAGGTGAACCCGCAGTACGCTAGTCCCTCACTGGAATTCCCATTCGGGACGGACTACTACGGGAGGGACGTATGGTCTCTTACCCTCTGGGGTAGCCGCGCCAGCCTGATCGTCGGGATGCTCGCATCGCTCATATCGATAGTCCTGGGCACTTCGGTAGGTCTCGGCGCTGGATACTTCGGAAAGATCGCAGACGAGGTCCTCATGCGGCTGACCGACTTCTTCCTCGTGATCCCGTGGTTCCCGCTGATGATCGTCTTCGTGATGCTGTTCGGGCAAACGTTTGAAAACGTGATAATCGCAATAGGCATAACAAGCTGGCCGTCAACAGCGAGAATCGTGAGGGCACAGGTCCTGTCCGTGAAGGAGCGGGCGTTCGTCGAGAGGGCAAGAGCGGTCGGTGCAGGCAACGGAAGAATCATCTGGAAACACATCCTGCCGAACGTGTTCCCGCTGATATTCGCGAACACCGTCCTCCTGATCGCGAACTCGATCTTCTCGGAATCATTCCTCGACTTCTTCGGCCTAGGCGATCCGACAGTGATTAGCTGGGGGACGATGCTGGAGTCCGCCTACGAATACCAGGCATTCTCAAGCTTCGCGTGGTGGACGATACTTGCACCTGGCCTGTGCATCATCCTCTTGATCATGGCCTTCTATCTAATCGGCGACGCCCTCGACGAGGTCCTCAACCCGAAACTGAGGAGAAGATAG
- a CDS encoding ABC transporter permease: MPENITRYVGKRLLYLGITVLLIISFNFVLFRVMPGDIENIMFGKNATIETKAELTKYYGLDKSMPEQFIIYLEQVFTGEFGKSITVYKGSTVGSVLGPFLLNTFILVGFGTVLSVWVGVMLGRVTAWKRGKAVDRFGSSFFLVFYCMPTFLFALFMLMLFARYVPDWPISGAYSDDYSEMGPFEMIADRSYHTLLPLFALVIETIATFSIITRSSLIDVMTEEYMVTAVAKGLGSRDVLHKHAMPNAMLPVVTVIAMNVGWIISGSIMIEAVFSYQGLGYLMYRAVIGYDYPLLQAVFMLEAIAVIAANFISDIAMLKMDPRVRI, encoded by the coding sequence ATGCCGGAGAACATAACCAGATACGTGGGCAAGCGCCTTCTCTACTTGGGTATCACAGTCCTCCTGATCATCAGCTTCAACTTCGTTCTCTTCCGGGTGATGCCCGGAGACATCGAGAACATAATGTTCGGAAAGAACGCCACGATTGAGACAAAGGCGGAGCTGACGAAGTACTACGGACTCGACAAATCGATGCCCGAGCAGTTCATCATATACCTCGAGCAGGTGTTCACGGGAGAATTCGGTAAGAGCATAACCGTCTACAAAGGATCGACAGTTGGCAGCGTTCTTGGGCCGTTTCTCCTCAATACTTTCATCCTGGTGGGCTTTGGGACTGTACTATCAGTCTGGGTGGGGGTGATGCTCGGAAGAGTGACCGCGTGGAAACGAGGCAAGGCCGTCGATAGATTCGGAAGCTCGTTCTTCCTAGTGTTCTACTGTATGCCCACGTTCCTGTTCGCGTTGTTCATGCTCATGTTGTTCGCGAGATACGTCCCAGATTGGCCTATCAGTGGGGCGTACAGCGACGACTACAGCGAAATGGGTCCGTTCGAGATGATCGCTGACCGAAGCTATCACACGCTCCTTCCGCTCTTCGCACTGGTCATAGAGACGATCGCGACATTCTCGATCATCACCAGGAGCTCCCTGATCGACGTCATGACGGAGGAGTACATGGTGACAGCCGTCGCGAAGGGCTTGGGCTCGCGCGACGTCCTCCACAAACACGCGATGCCAAATGCAATGTTGCCCGTCGTAACGGTCATCGCGATGAACGTCGGTTGGATAATCAGCGGCTCAATCATGATCGAGGCGGTCTTCTCCTATCAGGGCCTCGGCTACCTGATGTACAGGGCGGTCATCGGTTACGACTACCCGCTTCTGCAGGCGGTTTTCATGCTCGAAGCGATTGCTGTCATCGCTGCCAACTTCATCTCGGATATCGCCATGCTGAAGATGGATCCCAGGGTGAGGATATGA